Proteins encoded within one genomic window of Arachis ipaensis cultivar K30076 chromosome B08, Araip1.1, whole genome shotgun sequence:
- the LOC107611906 gene encoding uncharacterized protein LOC107611906 isoform X2, which produces METRFNRPSRLCYDPPYEMSSVLPKLGTPHGGHSNFNLTKIEKLQAHRYVVFNREGVKPYINAFRDHIRRTSKGRRLSPAEIEKKVNKDFVDWFQALSVNPDNPYEMSTDIKFLARGPMMNARRFSVYDINGLIHTGEREEHEPYIEASQAQMVYYVDDMVNKGWSIAMHVKPRDMYDMCQGNEDIVYEK; this is translated from the exons ATGGAGACTAGATTTAACAGGCCTAGTCGTCTTTGTTATGATCCCCCTTATGAAATGTCTTCAGTCTTGCCCAAGTTAGGTACTCCACATGGAGGTCATTCAAACTTCAATTTAACTAAAATAGAGAAGTTGCAAGCTCATCGTTATGTGGTTTTCAATCGCGAAGGTGTGAAACCATATATCAACGCCTTTAGAGACCACATTAGGagaacttcaaaaggaagaagacTCTCACCTGCGGAGATAGAAAAGAAAGTTAATAAAGACTTTGTTGATTGGTTTCAAGCATTG AGTGTGAATCCAGATAATCCATACGAAATGTCAACTGATATAAAGTTTCTTGCACGAGGCCCAATGATGAATGCAAGGAGATTTTCTGTTTATGACATCAATGG ATTAATTCACACGGGTGAGCGTGAAGAACATGAACCTTATAttgaagcatctcaagcacaaATGGTGTATTATGTTGATGATATGGTAAATAAAGGGTGGAGTATTGCTATGCATGTCAAGCCAAGGGATATGTATGACATGTGTCAAGGAAATGAAGATATAGTGTACGAAAAATGA
- the LOC107611906 gene encoding uncharacterized protein LOC107611906 isoform X1: protein METRFNRPSRLCYDPPYEMSSVLPKLGTPHGGHSNFNLTKIEKLQAHRYVVFNREGVKPYINAFRDHIRRTSKGRRLSPAEIEKKVNKDFVDWFQALSVNPDNPYEMSTDIKFLARGPMMNARRFSVYDINGYSFRTLTREFGLKTQNSGVFLVSNTPCIASIIDRNMRQANLLYYGKLEDIIELNYHGQFAVVLFKCKWADTTRDRGYKKDY from the exons ATGGAGACTAGATTTAACAGGCCTAGTCGTCTTTGTTATGATCCCCCTTATGAAATGTCTTCAGTCTTGCCCAAGTTAGGTACTCCACATGGAGGTCATTCAAACTTCAATTTAACTAAAATAGAGAAGTTGCAAGCTCATCGTTATGTGGTTTTCAATCGCGAAGGTGTGAAACCATATATCAACGCCTTTAGAGACCACATTAGGagaacttcaaaaggaagaagacTCTCACCTGCGGAGATAGAAAAGAAAGTTAATAAAGACTTTGTTGATTGGTTTCAAGCATTG AGTGTGAATCCAGATAATCCATACGAAATGTCAACTGATATAAAGTTTCTTGCACGAGGCCCAATGATGAATGCAAGGAGATTTTCTGTTTATGACATCAATGGGTATAGTTTTCGAACTTTGACTAGAGAATTTGGTCTTAAGACACAAAATAGTGGAGTATTCTTAGTCTCTAACACACCCTGCATTGCAAGTATTATTGATAGAAATATGAGACAAGCAAATTTGCTATATTATGGCAAGTTAGAAGATATAATTGAACTTAACTACCATGGACAATTTGCTGTTGTTCTTTTTAAATGTAAATGGGCTGACACTACTAGGGACAGAGGTTATAAAAAAGACTATTGA